The genomic region GTTCCCAGCCGAAGTAAAAACCAACCCCTCTGTTATAAAGGGCCGCAGACCGTTGCCTGTCATTAAGAGCTATGCCGTGAGTTAAGCTAAGGGGTGGCGAAGGGGTGGCGAAGATTCTGAACCTGGCGCAAGGTTCAGAATGACAGAGGGTTACGCCGCTTCGCGGAGCGAAATCCACGATATCATGTGTCAACCATCTGTCTTAAACCATCAATAGTCACTGTTTGACACCCCAATCAGGTTACAGTATAATCGTAGAATGCCGAAGCGGACCTACCAGCCGAAAAAGATCCCCAGAAAGCGAAAGCACGGCTTTCTAGAGCGCATGAGCACCCGTGGTGGTCGTGCCGTGCTGCGGAGGAGGAGGCTCAGGGGCCGCAAGCGG from Dehalococcoidia bacterium harbors:
- the rpmH gene encoding 50S ribosomal protein L34 is translated as MPKRTYQPKKIPRKRKHGFLERMSTRGGRAVLRRRRLRGRKRLTV